A window of the Lolium perenne isolate Kyuss_39 chromosome 7, Kyuss_2.0, whole genome shotgun sequence genome harbors these coding sequences:
- the LOC139833705 gene encoding uncharacterized protein yields the protein MAQLLRLMMEDREAARAERQANLATLQHLAQIATGNANNNNGGDGNADPRSKLKDFQSTNPPVFSKCTEPLDTDDWLRTIENNLEVARVGDNEKVLFATHYLSGPARAWWENVKAIQAEGHVINWEEFKTKFRKTHIPSGLIKLMKDKFMNLKQGSMTVVEYMDKFTTQSRYAPEDTDTEEKKKDRFLNGLHDEMQSILVAVPYPDLESLVDASIMVESKRKSAFENRKRKAMMQQGSSSNQLPRSFPPPRPAPQQQRTPPPAPRPNNPNRNFNPQRSGGNNYNPNYNRPNNIVRPVTNGCYTCGQPGHFSKECPNKMNTAQRPNAPKPNQGQARTAAGRNPNQKKSAGPARGHLNHVNAEEAQEAPDIVLGTFPVNSVPSTVLFDSGASHSFVTKPFVKKGGLTPTPLKRPMLVQIPGSTSRTQSSCKEVPIDIQGKRFHANLIVLGEQGLEVILGMDWMVKYKGHIDCARRAITMTAEDGENEEEHAEHLRIVLGTLREHQLYAKFSKCEFWLKEVGFLGHVISAGGVSVDPSKIQSIMEKKAPTNQTEVRAFLGLAGYYRKFVEGFSSIARPLTQLLKKDKKFEWTDKCEASFQELKKRLVTAPVLTMPDITKDFDVYCDASKLGLGSVLMQEGKVIAYLSRQLRPHEMNYPTHDLELAAVVHALKTWRHYLVGNRCEIYTDHKSLKYIFTQRELNMRQSRWMELIKDYNLGIHYHPGKANVVADALSREPCSLNALIKIAQPKLYEELEEFGLELVSHGFLANLELKPTLFDQIKEAQVGHESIEGIKRRMDREEVPGFAIDAEGVLWYKGRLCVPNIEDLKQLIMKEAHDTPYSIHPGGTKMYQDLKKQFWWHGMKREIAFFIARCDVCQRVKAEHQRPAGLLQPLKVPEWKWEEVGMDFITGLPKSQRGHDSIWSPRSPQEDSVRSRYPIHLEILEEPA from the exons ATGGCACAACTTCTGCGCCTTATGATGGAAGACCGTGAGGCAGCCCGTGCAGAGCGCCAAGCTAACCTTGCTACCCTTCAGCACCTCGCTCAAATTGCTACCGGAAACGCCAACAACAATAATGGCGGGGATGGCAATGCAGACCCCCGCTCCAAGCTGAAGGATTTCCAGAGCACCAATCCACCTGTCTTCTCCAAGTGCACTGAACCCCTCGACACCGATGACTGGCTTCGCACTattgagaacaacctggaagttgccaGAGTCGGCGACAATGAGAAGGTTTTGTTCGCCACTCATTATCTTTCTGGACCTGCCCGCGCTTGGTGGGAAAACGTCAAGGCTATTCAAGCTGAGGGACACGTCATCAATTGGGAAGAATTCAAGACCAAGTTCCGCAAGACCCATATTCCATCAGGACTGATTAAACTCATGAAGGACAAATTCATGAATCTGAAGCAAGGAAGCATGACTGTGGTGGAATATATGGACAAGTTCACCACTCAGTCCAGGTATGCTCCAGAAGACACCGACactgaagaaaagaagaaggaTCGTTTCCTGAATggtctgcatgatgagatgcagagtaTTTTGGTCGCTGTTCCGTACCCTGACCTTGAGTCCCTGGTTGATGCCTCTATCATGGTGGAGAGCAAGCGCAAGAGTGCgtttgagaaccgcaagcgcaaggCGATGATGCAGCAAGGCAGCTCCAGCAATCAGCTACCCCGCAGCTTTCctccaccaaggccggcgccccagcagCAGAGGACACCACCCCCTGCACCtcgccccaacaaccccaaccgcAACTTCAACCCTCAGCGTTCTGGAGGAAACAACTACAATCCCAACTACAACCGCCCGAACAACATTGTCCGCCCCGTCACCAACGGATGCTACACTTGCGGACAGCCGGGTCATTTCTCCAAGGAGTGTCCCAACAAGATGAACACTGCTCAGCGCCCCAATGCGCCCAAGCCAAATCAGGGTCAAGCCCGTACTGCCGCCGGAAGGAACCCGAACCAGAAGAAGTCTGCTGGACCAGCTAGGGGACACCTCAACCATGTCaacgcagaagaagctcaggaagctccGGACATTGTTCTGGGTACGTTCCCTGTCAACTCAGTCCCCTCGACTGTTTTGTTCGACTCTGGAGCCTCGCATTCTTTCGTTACCAAGCCCTTTGTGAAAAAGGGAGGCTTAACCCCCACCCCCTTGAAACGACCTATGCTCGTACAAATCCCTGGATCCACTAGCAGAACCCAGAGTTCCTGCAAAGAGGTTCCCATAGATATTCAGGGAAAACGTTTCCACGCAAATCTGATAGTGTTGGGTGAGCAAGGGTTGGAAGTTATTTTAGGGATGGATTGGATGGTGAAGTACAAGGGGCATATAGACTGTGCTCGCCGAGCTATAACCATGACTGCTGAGGACGGGGAA aaTGAAGAAGAGCATGCTGAACATCTGCGGATTGTTTTGGGAACTCTCCGCGAACATCAGCTTTACGCCAAGTTTAGTAAATGTGAATTTTggctgaaagaagtaggattccttggtcatgtcatttcTGCCGGAGGAGTGTCAGTCGACCCGTCCAAAATTCAGTCCATCATGGAGAAGAAAGCCCCTACCAATCAGACCGAAGTTCGCGcctttctaggattggcgggttattaccgcaaGTTCGTTGAGGGATTCTCCAGCATTGCGAGACCCTTAACGCAGCTGTTAaagaaggataagaagttcgAGTGGACCGATAAATGTGAGGCTAGTTTTCAGGAACTCAAGAAGAGATTAGTCACAGCCCCCGTTTTGACCATGCCTGATATCACCAAGGATTTTGATGTATACTGCGATGCATCAAAACTTGGTTTGGgaagtgtgctgatgcaagaaggaaaggtgataGCCTATCTGTCAAGGCAACTTCGACCGCACGAGATGAACTACCCCACGCACGACTTAGAGCTTGCTGCTGTAGTTCACGCCCTGAAGACTTGGCGCCACTATCTAGTGGGAAATCGCTGTGAAATCTACACCGATCACAAGAGTCTGAAGTACATCTTCACTCAgcgggagctgaatatgaggcagagcaGATGGATGGAGCTTATCAAGGACTACAATCTCGGTATTCATTATCATCCCGGTAAGGCCAATGTCGTAGCTGATGCCCTTAGTCGAGAGCCATGTTCATTGAACGCCCTGATCAAAATTGCTCAACCCAAGCTGTATGAAGAACTTGAAGAGTTCGGCCTCGAGCTCGTTAGCCATGGTTTTCTGGCAAATCTCGAGTTGAAGCCTACCTTGTTCGATCAAATCAAAGAAGCTCAAGTGGGTCATGAGAGTATCGAGGGAATCAAGCGTAGGATGGATAGGGAAGAAGTCCCTGGTTTCGCGATTGATGCTGAAGGAGTTTTGTGGTACAAGGGACGCCTCTGTGTACCCAATATCGAAGACTTGAAGCAACTCATcatgaaggaagctcacgacaccccctACTCAATCCACCCTGGAGGAACCAaaatgtatcaagacctgaagaaacaattttggtggcacggtatGAAGCGCGAGATAGCGTTTTTCATTGCTCGTTGCGACgtgtgccagagagtgaaggctgagcaTCAACGACCAGCTGGATTACTCCAACCCCTCAAAgttcctgaatggaaatgggaagaagtCGGAATGGATTTCATTACAGGATTGCCTAAATCTCAGCGTGGTCACGACTCCATCTGG TCTCCACGGAGTCCCCAAGAGGATAGTGTCAGATCGAGGTACCCAATTCACCTCGAAATTCTGGAAGAGCCTGCATGA
- the LOC127301634 gene encoding uncharacterized protein, translated as MPTAPVSGSGSDSDHHHDGTVMADVLSKGRESCYKARDAFYACLENHADKKPTEIATVGLLYPADCKKSRAQYVNTCRPSWVRHFDRQHCAKKRVQRLLDADDDQRGPMSLPQPYTFKQ; from the exons ATGCCCACCGCCCCcgtctccggctccggctccgactCCGACCACCACCACGACGGAACCGTCATGGCCGACGTCCTCTCCAAGGGCCGCGAGTCCTGCTACAAG GCCCGAGACGCCTTCTACGCCTGCTTGGAGAACCACGCGGACAAGAAGCCCACCGAGATCGCCACCGTCGGGCTCCTCTACCCCGCCGACTGCAAGAAGTCCCGCGCCCAGTACGTCAACACCTGCCGCCCCTCCTGG GTGAGGCACTTCGACCGGCAGCACTGCGCCAAGAAGCGGGTGCAGAGGCTGCTCGACGCAGATGACGACCAGCGGGGCCCCATGTCGCTGCCCCAGCCCTACACCTTCAAGCAGTAG